DNA sequence from the Daphnia pulex isolate KAP4 chromosome 8, ASM2113471v1 genome:
TCTTTGGAGAAAGTATTTtctgtttccttcttttttcagcAAGCGCCTCGCCAATTCAAGATCTCTTTGGTCATTTGCAATATCATTTTTCGCTTCCACATCCAACGTTAAATTATCGTCGACTAAACTACGTGAACGACCTTTCTTATGGACTTTTGGTGGGCTTGGTTGGTATTCATAATAATTACTTTCATCCTGGAAGAGATTAGAAATGGAAAGTTGGACAAGCGACTCTCCATTCAGCGTAACATGGATTTTTCCATTGAAGGATTTCATCTTTTCAATGTTGGCAAGTTTCAATGCTGCTTTCACTGTTGGTTTCAAAGATGGGTCACGAGAGATTACTTTTCGGCGGCAATACACTTTTTGTGGTAATGCGATCAGGAAAGTTGGTTGCTGCAAATGAGACCAATCATTCGCAATTGGTTGCCTCACTATCACAGGAACTTTAGGTTGATTAGCCATAAACGAAACGGGGAATAAATCAGATTTAAAAGGTGTGTAGACGCCTAGCCTCCACGTTTCCAGTAGATATGAAACCAAATTATAGCTTGATTTGGCGTATCGACAGGAGCGCTTAACAAGCTTTCGTTCAAGTTCTTTTGAATTGGAAATGGAAGGATGAAAAAACTCGTTGGGATACCGCAAACTCACGGCTGCTCCATCCGGCATTTGTAACGAAAAAGTTGGTTCATCTTCAGGAGGAATAGCTTGAGAAATGTCAACAACACCGATGTAGGGCAAATTCTTATGTTCATTCCTTGAAATAGTCGATTCAGCAATCGGTGATGACTCACAGACGGTTTCAGATCGTACTTCCACCGGTGGAACGGGTTGTCTAGTTGTTATATCGTTAGTATCATCGCTGGTagttttttccgtttcgtcGATGATTTTACTAAGGTTATGTGGCTGCAAAATAAGGAACTTTGATGTCGCTTGAGGTTGCTGTTGACTGGAAGTTTTCGTCGGAAGATTTGATGATTCCTTCAGGATATTATTTTCGAAATTGGACTGAACAACATTTTGTCCTGTTGTTTgagaaaactttgattttgctGAAAAAGTGCCCGCATTGCACGAAAACCCGGGATTGCCAATGCATACTTGTGCGTCATCAAAAAGCTTCATGTAAATGTAAAGCTCACTTATCGTTGAAAACTGGGACTTCAGGTTTTCATGGAAAACTTGCTGACCCCGTAGGAAGTAGCGAAGGGTTCGAGTGTCTTCGTTGATGATTACAGTCTTAacatattcaaatttgttttcattcaaccatttgaattttgagcaAATGAATTCTTGTTTCTGTAAACTTCCTTGTTGCCAGAACCATGATAATGGTAAGGCCACATCCCTGGGGTTGATGTTTTGCTTTTCtggaattttacttttaagaGCTGCATGCTGATCAGAAATATTAGATTCACGAAGAACAGTAACCTCTGATAAAGCGGTTCTTTGTAGAACCCTTCTTGGTGGTTTGATTTTTGTAACAGGTTTTCCTAAGAGgtttcagaagaagaaaactgtacagagttaaaacattttaaactgCCAGGAATATGAAAAATTTACCAAGTAAAAGTTTTGGTACTGCCCCATCAGTTAGTTTCCACCGGGATAAATCGTAAACTATTGGCCCATTTTTACCCTCCAAGGATTTCCCTCTGATAATGTCTGCATCTTCGAAGTGTTTGTGGCAAattgaatgtttcttattCAGCTTCAGGTCTTTACGACCTATTGCTTTCTCCCACTCTTTAACTAACTTTACATTTTTTGGCTTGAAAAAGTGAACTTTTTCCTTGCATGAGGCATATCCAGATTTGCAACCCACAACATAACATGTGGCACCCATCCTatgaagagaatgaaaaaatccTTTACTATTTTAGTTGTCTAGACATGGCTGTAACATGTCTTCGAACCTTCTTACCAGAGCAACTATGGACAAGTATACtcacattaaaagaaaaagttagaATTTCTTGTGTTAAATGAGgagataaaatgaaattatccCACAAAAAACAGCGTTTCGAACCACCACTGCAAACCTGCAAACATTCTcttaaaaaaggtaaacatATGAATAAGCACCACCAAGCGGCGCATATTCAAAAGTAACAAATCGATTTGCGCGCcgcattacttttttttaaatattgatattttttttttatgcattatttatttcaatcgagcttttttttaaagaatatcAGTATCAGGGTTAACTTTAAATTtcacagtttcttttttcttctcactcCATTCAGCATTCGTTAATTCattcttgatttctttcccGCATATGAATTTTTTCGTGTCTCGATAGAGCGTacttaatagaaaaaattttaatagaaCAATAGTCAGTAAATCTGGACTTAACGAGTcggcaaaaatgttttcatacCATAGTCGACGTTCTTAAAGGGCAAGAGGTACACTGAAACCCTTGCGCAGGATTGTGCACAACCTAATAACAACGTTAAAATAAGGTTAAAACACACATAACATTATTTGAGAAATACTGAATGTTACCTGATGGAGAGTTAGATTTAATTGCGTCAAGAAAACTTTGTCGCACAATTCGCAATGAAATACTTTCTCGGGATGATGTTCAATCAAATGTtccttttcattcaatcaaacAGGAGAAAATTCAATCTAGCACATTAGTTTGATGAAATACCCTCGTATACCTTAAGCTCTTTGAGACTTGAGTACATAAAATCACAGTCGGGTTGCCCACAAGGAACGCCAACAGAAGCACCCGTATGAGTCGCACGGTGTCTCTCAAAAGCCAGGACGCggcaaaatt
Encoded proteins:
- the LOC124200448 gene encoding uncharacterized protein LOC124200448 isoform X2; translated protein: MGATCYVVGCKSGYASCKEKVHFFKPKNVKLVKEWEKAIGRKDLKLNKKHSICHKHFEDADIIRGKSLEGKNGPIVYDLSRWKLTDGAVPKLLLGKPVTKIKPPRRVLQRTALSEVTVLRESNISDQHAALKSKIPEKQNINPRDVALPLSWFWQQGSLQKQEFICSKFKWLNENKFEYVKTVIINEDTRTLRYFLRGQQVFHENLKSQFSTISELYIYMKLFDDAQVCIGNPGFSCNAGTFSAKSKFSQTTGQNVVQSNFENNILKESSNLPTKTSSQQQPQATSKFLILQPHNLSKIIDETEKTTSDDTNDITTRQPVPPVEVRSETVCESSPIAESTISRNEHKNLPYIGVVDISQAIPPEDEPTFSLQMPDGAAVSLRYPNEFFHPSISNSKELERKLVKRSCRYAKSSYNLVSYLLETWRLGVYTPFKSDLFPVSFMANQPKVPVIVRQPIANDWSHLQQPTFLIALPQKVYCRRKVISRDPSLKPTVKAALKLANIEKMKSFNGKIHVTLNGESLVQLSISNLFQDESNYYEYQPSPPKVHKKGRSRSLVDDNLTLDVEAKNDIANDQRDLELARRLLKKEGNRKYFLQRQLRLLFEKYTKSKGLARSILLSSNKCQPRNNENRVPELPKSSMIAKKVASLAKCQQCNKTLKVSSMKNHLKSHSGVKSHLCELCGRSFVFKSSLNSHIRINHNGEAKPFMCTICGHTCSRKQLLDDHERIHTNERPFECSICDKRFRTKSTLSTHRRTHSDVKPYSCKICAKSYTQSTSLKKHFGRHHENTGPNGAKNPLIATAKLSYHCEFCQKQFWRLLTYEKHRATHTGEAVAVRCAHPNCDFTYSDTQQLKTHVMTQHPHKAYTCDVCEKIFLAKHSLKDHKILHDSTLGFQCSYCPARLTTKANLISHEKNHTRDTPFECSYCEMRFYSTYMLNIHMRKHHLLGQPKKKRIRKPTGK
- the LOC124200448 gene encoding uncharacterized protein LOC124200448 isoform X1, whose amino-acid sequence is MMGATCYVVGCKSGYASCKEKVHFFKPKNVKLVKEWEKAIGRKDLKLNKKHSICHKHFEDADIIRGKSLEGKNGPIVYDLSRWKLTDGAVPKLLLGKPVTKIKPPRRVLQRTALSEVTVLRESNISDQHAALKSKIPEKQNINPRDVALPLSWFWQQGSLQKQEFICSKFKWLNENKFEYVKTVIINEDTRTLRYFLRGQQVFHENLKSQFSTISELYIYMKLFDDAQVCIGNPGFSCNAGTFSAKSKFSQTTGQNVVQSNFENNILKESSNLPTKTSSQQQPQATSKFLILQPHNLSKIIDETEKTTSDDTNDITTRQPVPPVEVRSETVCESSPIAESTISRNEHKNLPYIGVVDISQAIPPEDEPTFSLQMPDGAAVSLRYPNEFFHPSISNSKELERKLVKRSCRYAKSSYNLVSYLLETWRLGVYTPFKSDLFPVSFMANQPKVPVIVRQPIANDWSHLQQPTFLIALPQKVYCRRKVISRDPSLKPTVKAALKLANIEKMKSFNGKIHVTLNGESLVQLSISNLFQDESNYYEYQPSPPKVHKKGRSRSLVDDNLTLDVEAKNDIANDQRDLELARRLLKKEGNRKYFLQRQLRLLFEKYTKSKGLARSILLSSNKCQPRNNENRVPELPKSSMIAKKVASLAKCQQCNKTLKVSSMKNHLKSHSGVKSHLCELCGRSFVFKSSLNSHIRINHNGEAKPFMCTICGHTCSRKQLLDDHERIHTNERPFECSICDKRFRTKSTLSTHRRTHSDVKPYSCKICAKSYTQSTSLKKHFGRHHENTGPNGAKNPLIATAKLSYHCEFCQKQFWRLLTYEKHRATHTGEAVAVRCAHPNCDFTYSDTQQLKTHVMTQHPHKAYTCDVCEKIFLAKHSLKDHKILHDSTLGFQCSYCPARLTTKANLISHEKNHTRDTPFECSYCEMRFYSTYMLNIHMRKHHLLGQPKKKRIRKPTGK
- the LOC124200448 gene encoding uncharacterized protein LOC124200448 isoform X3; this encodes MMGATCYVVGCKSGYASCKEKVHFFKPKNVKLVKEWEKAIGRKDLKLNKKHSICHKHFEDADIIRGKSLEGKNGPIVYDLSRWKLTDGAVPKLLLGKPVTKIKPPRRVLQRTALSEVTVLRESNISDQHAALKSKIPEKQNINPRDVALPLSWFWQQGSLQKQKSQFSTISELYIYMKLFDDAQVCIGNPGFSCNAGTFSAKSKFSQTTGQNVVQSNFENNILKESSNLPTKTSSQQQPQATSKFLILQPHNLSKIIDETEKTTSDDTNDITTRQPVPPVEVRSETVCESSPIAESTISRNEHKNLPYIGVVDISQAIPPEDEPTFSLQMPDGAAVSLRYPNEFFHPSISNSKELERKLVKRSCRYAKSSYNLVSYLLETWRLGVYTPFKSDLFPVSFMANQPKVPVIVRQPIANDWSHLQQPTFLIALPQKVYCRRKVISRDPSLKPTVKAALKLANIEKMKSFNGKIHVTLNGESLVQLSISNLFQDESNYYEYQPSPPKVHKKGRSRSLVDDNLTLDVEAKNDIANDQRDLELARRLLKKEGNRKYFLQRQLRLLFEKYTKSKGLARSILLSSNKCQPRNNENRVPELPKSSMIAKKVASLAKCQQCNKTLKVSSMKNHLKSHSGVKSHLCELCGRSFVFKSSLNSHIRINHNGEAKPFMCTICGHTCSRKQLLDDHERIHTNERPFECSICDKRFRTKSTLSTHRRTHSDVKPYSCKICAKSYTQSTSLKKHFGRHHENTGPNGAKNPLIATAKLSYHCEFCQKQFWRLLTYEKHRATHTGEAVAVRCAHPNCDFTYSDTQQLKTHVMTQHPHKAYTCDVCEKIFLAKHSLKDHKILHDSTLGFQCSYCPARLTTKANLISHEKNHTRDTPFECSYCEMRFYSTYMLNIHMRKHHLLGQPKKKRIRKPTGK